One Amycolatopsis thermophila DNA segment encodes these proteins:
- the aceB gene encoding malate synthase A, with product MSHTFTSQIEVAGPAGERYDEILTPAALAFIARLDNEFAGRRRELLDERRLRREKLAGGEEPLDFRPETRWIRNDDSWQVAPAAPGLEDRRVEITGPTDRKMTVNALNSGAKVWLADFEDATSPTWPNIVGGQLNLFDAIRRNIDFTTESGKRYTIGDNPATIVVRPRGWHLVEKHLRIDGRPVSASLVDFGLYLFHNARQLLARGSGPYFYLPKLENHLEARLWNDVFRLAQQELGIPQGTIRATVLIETITAAFEMDEILYELREHAAGLNAGRWDYIFSIIKNFGDAGADFVLPDRAEVTMTAPFMRAYTELLVRTCHKRGAYAIGGMAAFIPSKDPAANALAFEKVRQDKEREARDGFDGSWVAHPGLVPVCREVFDETLGGWPNQLGRLREDVSVTAEDLLNVASAGGDVTEKGLRANINVALRYVDSWLRGTGAAAIFDLMEDAATAEIARAQVWQWIRNGTKLDDGTAVTESLVRSMLDEELSAIRAELGAEAKLDDAREIFVETALGEKLPNFLTTGAYARYLTDLV from the coding sequence ATGTCCCACACGTTCACCTCGCAGATCGAGGTCGCCGGCCCCGCCGGCGAGCGGTACGACGAGATCCTCACCCCGGCTGCGCTGGCCTTCATCGCCCGGCTGGACAACGAGTTCGCCGGACGGCGGCGCGAGCTGCTGGACGAGCGGCGGCTGCGGCGGGAGAAGCTCGCCGGCGGTGAGGAACCCCTCGATTTCCGGCCGGAGACCCGCTGGATCCGCAACGACGACTCGTGGCAGGTGGCGCCCGCGGCGCCCGGCCTCGAGGACCGCCGCGTGGAGATCACCGGCCCGACCGACCGCAAGATGACGGTGAACGCGCTGAACTCCGGCGCGAAGGTGTGGCTGGCCGACTTCGAGGACGCGACCTCGCCGACCTGGCCGAACATCGTGGGCGGGCAGCTGAACCTGTTCGACGCGATCCGCCGCAACATCGACTTCACCACCGAGTCGGGGAAGCGGTACACGATCGGCGACAACCCGGCGACGATCGTCGTGCGGCCGCGTGGCTGGCACCTGGTCGAGAAGCACCTGCGCATCGACGGGCGACCGGTCTCGGCGAGCCTGGTGGACTTCGGGCTGTACCTGTTCCACAACGCGCGCCAGCTGCTGGCGCGGGGCAGCGGGCCGTACTTCTACCTGCCCAAGCTGGAGAACCACCTGGAGGCGCGGCTGTGGAACGACGTGTTCCGCCTCGCGCAGCAGGAACTGGGCATCCCGCAGGGGACCATCCGCGCGACCGTGCTGATCGAGACGATCACCGCGGCCTTCGAGATGGACGAGATCCTGTACGAGCTGCGTGAGCACGCGGCCGGCCTGAACGCCGGGCGCTGGGACTACATCTTCAGCATCATCAAGAACTTCGGCGACGCCGGCGCGGACTTCGTGCTGCCCGACCGCGCCGAGGTGACCATGACCGCGCCGTTCATGCGGGCCTACACCGAACTGCTGGTCCGGACCTGCCACAAGCGGGGCGCCTATGCGATCGGCGGCATGGCGGCGTTCATTCCGAGCAAGGACCCGGCGGCGAACGCGCTGGCGTTCGAAAAGGTGCGGCAGGACAAGGAGCGCGAGGCGCGCGACGGGTTCGACGGCTCGTGGGTCGCGCACCCCGGCCTGGTGCCGGTCTGCCGCGAGGTCTTCGACGAGACGCTGGGCGGGTGGCCCAACCAGCTCGGCCGGCTGCGCGAGGACGTCTCGGTGACCGCCGAGGATCTGCTGAACGTGGCCAGCGCCGGTGGTGATGTCACCGAGAAGGGGTTGCGGGCCAACATCAACGTCGCTCTGCGTTACGTCGACTCGTGGCTCCGGGGGACCGGCGCCGCCGCGATCTTCGACCTGATGGAGGACGCCGCGACCGCCGAGATCGCGCGGGCGCAGGTGTGGCAGTGGATCCGCAACGGCACGAAGCTCGACGACGGCACGGCCGTCACCGAGTCGCTGGTGCGGTCGATGCTGGACGAGGAGCTGTCGGCGATCCGCGCGGAGCTGGGCGCGGAGGCCAAACTGGACGATGCGCGGGAGATCTTCGTGGAGACCGCGCTCGGTGAGAAGCTGCCGAACTTCCTCACGACCGGTGCGTACGCGCGCTATTTGACCGATTTGGTCTAG
- a CDS encoding class I SAM-dependent methyltransferase yields the protein MSTSRAEALHLTGERTVPGIAEENYWFRRHEAAYHELLPWCAGAVVLEAGCGEGYGAGLIAETAESVLAFDYDQPTTEHVARRYPQVWTARGNLVQLPLRERSVDVVANFQVIEHLWDQGAFLAECLRVLRPGGRLLVTTPNRLTFTPDSDTPLNPFHTRELAPGELDSLLREAGFTVELLHGLHHGPGLRALDERYGGSIIDAQLEVVMGHLPGQAPWPPELLADIAAIRASDFEITGDRLDESLDLVAVAVRP from the coding sequence GTGAGCACGTCACGCGCCGAAGCACTGCACCTGACCGGGGAACGCACCGTGCCGGGCATCGCCGAGGAGAACTACTGGTTCCGCCGCCACGAGGCGGCCTACCACGAGCTGCTGCCGTGGTGCGCGGGCGCGGTGGTGCTGGAGGCCGGCTGCGGCGAAGGCTACGGCGCCGGGCTGATCGCCGAAACAGCCGAGTCGGTGCTCGCGTTCGACTACGACCAGCCGACCACCGAGCACGTCGCCCGGCGCTATCCCCAGGTGTGGACGGCGCGGGGAAACCTGGTGCAGCTTCCGCTGCGGGAACGGTCCGTAGATGTGGTCGCGAACTTCCAGGTCATCGAGCACCTGTGGGACCAGGGCGCGTTCCTCGCCGAATGCCTGCGCGTGCTGCGGCCGGGCGGGCGGCTGCTGGTGACCACGCCGAACCGGCTGACGTTCACCCCGGACAGCGACACGCCGCTGAACCCGTTCCACACCAGGGAACTCGCACCGGGCGAACTGGATTCCCTGTTGCGCGAGGCGGGTTTCACGGTCGAGCTGTTGCACGGCCTGCACCACGGCCCGGGCCTGCGCGCGCTCGACGAGCGGTACGGCGGGTCCATCATCGACGCGCAGCTGGAGGTCGTGATGGGACACCTGCCCGGACAGGCGCCCTGGCCACCGGAGCTCCTCGCCGACATCGCCGCGATCCGGGCCTCGGACTTCGAGATCACCGGTGACCGTCTGGACGAGAGCCTGGACCTCGTCGCGGTGGCGGTGCGGCCGTGA
- a CDS encoding nuclear transport factor 2 family protein yields the protein MSDRPPFPPFDETTAAQKVQAAEDAWNTRDPEKVALAYTTDSIWRNRDRYVVGRDQIVEFLRQKWDRELDYALRKELWGFRGNRIAVRFQYECRDADGQWWRSYGNELWEFSDNGLMRRREASINDTPIAESDRRIFGPRRESEYGQPLPVF from the coding sequence ATGTCCGATCGCCCGCCGTTCCCGCCGTTCGACGAGACCACGGCCGCGCAGAAGGTCCAAGCCGCCGAGGACGCGTGGAACACCCGCGACCCGGAGAAGGTCGCGCTGGCCTACACAACCGACTCGATCTGGCGCAACCGCGACCGGTACGTCGTCGGCCGCGACCAGATCGTCGAGTTCCTGCGCCAGAAGTGGGACCGCGAGCTGGACTACGCCCTCCGCAAGGAGCTGTGGGGCTTCCGCGGCAACCGGATCGCCGTGCGGTTCCAGTACGAATGCCGCGACGCCGACGGCCAGTGGTGGCGGAGCTACGGCAACGAGCTGTGGGAGTTCAGCGACAACGGCCTGATGCGCCGCCGCGAGGCGAGCATCAACGACACGCCGATCGCGGAGTCCGACCGCCGCATCTTCGGCCCCCGCCGGGAATCCGAGTACGGGCAGCCCCTGCCGGTGTTCTGA
- a CDS encoding glycoside hydrolase family 57 protein — MNREGTFCLVLHSHLPWLPHHGSWPVGEEWLYQAWAHSYLPVVDLLRRFAAEGVRDVLTLGVTPVLAAQLDDPHALRAFHEWLGHWQLRTVQAGTLWRDDPVLRELAATEHRAATRSLEDFETRWRHGFSPLLRSLVDSEVIELLGGPYAHPFQPLLEPRIRSFFLTGGLADTALRIGHRPAGIWAPECGYAPGMEADYAAAGVRRFLVDGPSLRGDTAFARPVGESGVLCFGRDLEVTYRVWSPKAGYPGHAHYRDFHTWAHEVGLKPSRVTGKQVEPADKAPYEPAVAADTVRAHVKDFVETVVSRLRELREQHGREPMVVAAYDTELFGHWWHEGPAWLEGVLRALPEAGVRVTTLRGAVDAGLVGEPVELPASSWGSGKDWRVWDGEQVADMVADNAALQRRMLALPRGPRRDRIADWAVGEAMMALSSDWAFMVTKDSAADYARRRATVHTARFDELAGWIGRGPLPAEVERWARQDNPFGQLDARLL; from the coding sequence GTGAACCGCGAGGGGACGTTCTGCCTCGTCCTGCACAGCCACCTGCCCTGGTTGCCGCACCACGGGTCGTGGCCGGTCGGCGAGGAGTGGCTGTACCAGGCGTGGGCGCACTCGTACCTGCCGGTGGTGGACCTGTTGCGCCGCTTCGCCGCCGAGGGCGTCCGGGACGTGCTGACGCTCGGGGTGACACCGGTCCTCGCGGCACAGCTCGACGATCCCCATGCGCTGCGGGCCTTCCACGAGTGGCTCGGGCACTGGCAGCTGCGGACGGTGCAGGCCGGCACGCTGTGGCGCGACGACCCGGTGCTGCGCGAGCTGGCCGCCACCGAGCACCGCGCGGCGACGCGATCGCTGGAGGACTTCGAAACCCGATGGCGGCACGGCTTTTCGCCGCTGCTTCGATCCCTTGTGGACTCCGAGGTGATCGAACTGCTCGGCGGGCCGTACGCGCATCCGTTCCAGCCGTTGCTGGAGCCGCGGATCCGGTCGTTCTTCCTCACGGGCGGCCTGGCGGACACGGCGTTGCGCATCGGGCACCGGCCGGCGGGCATCTGGGCGCCGGAGTGCGGTTACGCGCCCGGCATGGAGGCGGACTACGCGGCGGCCGGGGTGCGGCGGTTCCTGGTGGACGGTCCCTCGTTGCGCGGCGACACGGCGTTCGCGCGCCCGGTGGGTGAGTCCGGTGTGCTGTGCTTCGGGCGGGACCTGGAGGTCACCTACCGGGTCTGGTCACCGAAGGCGGGGTATCCCGGTCACGCCCACTACCGGGACTTCCACACGTGGGCGCACGAGGTCGGCCTCAAGCCGTCGCGGGTCACGGGCAAGCAGGTCGAGCCCGCGGACAAGGCGCCCTACGAGCCGGCGGTGGCCGCGGACACCGTTCGCGCGCACGTGAAGGATTTCGTCGAGACGGTGGTGTCGCGGTTGCGCGAGCTGCGCGAACAGCACGGACGGGAGCCGATGGTCGTCGCGGCCTACGACACCGAACTGTTCGGGCACTGGTGGCACGAAGGCCCGGCGTGGCTGGAGGGCGTGCTGCGCGCGCTGCCCGAGGCCGGGGTGCGGGTGACGACGCTGCGCGGCGCGGTGGACGCAGGGCTGGTCGGCGAGCCGGTCGAACTGCCCGCGTCGTCGTGGGGCTCCGGCAAGGACTGGCGCGTCTGGGACGGCGAGCAGGTGGCGGACATGGTCGCCGACAACGCGGCACTCCAGCGGCGGATGCTGGCCCTGCCGCGCGGCCCGCGGCGCGACCGGATCGCCGACTGGGCCGTCGGCGAGGCGATGATGGCCCTGTCCAGCGACTGGGCGTTCATGGTGACGAAGGACTCCGCCGCCGACTACGCCCGCCGCCGCGCCACGGTGCACACCGCGCGCTTCGACGAGCTGGCGGGGTGGATCGGCCGGGGCCCGCTCCCGGCGGAGGTCGAGCGGTGGGCCCGGCAGGACAACCCGTTCGGGCAGCTGGACGCGCGCCTGCTGTGA
- a CDS encoding GNAT family N-acetyltransferase, translating into MRLVALPADTFHALAEGDLLAANRASPVELTPYFVNPRWLPGWRRASARVRADPGVAAWLAGAIAGPDGVVGRAGFHGPPDERGMVEVTYEVEPAQRRRGYARAALNALVARAVDAPEVHVVRAVIRPHNHASRRLVTTSGFAEVAEPPGLANGPWVVYERLTR; encoded by the coding sequence GTGCGTCTCGTCGCGCTCCCAGCTGACACGTTCCACGCCCTCGCCGAGGGTGACCTGCTCGCGGCGAACCGGGCGTCGCCCGTGGAGCTCACGCCCTACTTCGTCAACCCGCGCTGGCTGCCGGGCTGGCGCAGGGCAAGCGCCCGCGTGCGGGCCGATCCCGGTGTCGCGGCCTGGCTGGCCGGCGCGATCGCCGGGCCGGACGGCGTGGTGGGCCGCGCCGGCTTCCACGGGCCGCCGGACGAGCGGGGCATGGTCGAGGTGACCTACGAAGTCGAGCCGGCCCAGCGTCGCCGTGGCTACGCGCGCGCCGCGCTGAACGCCCTCGTGGCGCGTGCCGTCGACGCGCCCGAAGTCCACGTGGTGCGGGCGGTGATCCGGCCGCACAACCACGCGTCCCGCCGGCTGGTGACCACGAGCGGATTCGCGGAGGTGGCGGAACCGCCAGGCCTGGCGAACGGACCGTGGGTGGTCTACGAACGCCTGACGCGGTAG
- a CDS encoding TetR/AcrR family transcriptional regulator, whose product MDHDEARVKLLDAAEELFYARGIQAVGMDAIRSGSGVSLKRLYQYFPAKGDLVEAYLRRRDERWRRSLVDYVEAHSPGDRVPAVFDWLRGWFSEDDFRGCAFINSFGELGEGAPGVARVAREHKDSVRGHLRAWAGSESLGDQIFALVEGATVIAGITGDPTAADTAKAAAQTLLRAASAG is encoded by the coding sequence ATGGACCACGACGAAGCCCGGGTGAAGCTGCTCGACGCCGCCGAGGAGTTGTTCTACGCGCGTGGTATCCAGGCGGTGGGCATGGACGCCATCCGGTCCGGGTCGGGCGTTTCGCTGAAGCGGCTGTACCAGTACTTCCCGGCGAAGGGCGACCTGGTCGAGGCGTACCTCCGTCGTCGGGACGAGCGGTGGCGGAGGTCGCTCGTGGACTACGTCGAGGCCCACTCCCCCGGCGACCGGGTGCCGGCGGTGTTCGACTGGCTGCGAGGGTGGTTCAGCGAGGACGATTTTCGGGGGTGCGCGTTCATCAACTCGTTCGGCGAACTCGGCGAGGGGGCGCCGGGGGTCGCGCGGGTGGCGCGGGAGCACAAGGACTCGGTGCGGGGCCACCTGCGGGCCTGGGCCGGATCGGAGTCGCTCGGCGACCAGATCTTCGCGCTCGTAGAAGGCGCGACGGTGATCGCGGGAATCACCGGAGACCCCACCGCGGCCGACACAGCCAAGGCGGCGGCGCAAACCTTGTTGCGAGCCGCTTCGGCGGGTTGA
- the aceA gene encoding isocitrate lyase: protein MAEQPNHLQQEAAELAKRWENDPRWKGVKRSYSAADVIKLRGSVVEEHTLARRGAEKLWDLLHTEDYVHALGALTGNQAVQQVRAGLKAIYLSGWQVAADANLAGQTYPDQSLYPANSVPAVVRRINNALGRADQINWAEGNTDIDWFAPIVADAEAGFGGPLNAFELMKGMIAAGAAGVHWEDQLASEKKCGHLGGKVLIPTKQHERTLNAARLAADVLDVPTLVVARTDAQAATLITSDVDERDRKYITGERTSEGFYKVRNGIEPCIDRGLAYAEYADLLWMETSTPDLEVARQYAEAIKAKYPDQMLAYNCSPSFNWRKHLDDATIAKFQRELGHMGYKFQFITLAGFHALNYSMFDLAHGYAREGMTAYVDLQEREFASEERGYTATKHQREVGTGWFDLVSTALNPESSTTALTGSTEEAQF from the coding sequence ATGGCAGAGCAGCCCAACCACTTGCAGCAGGAAGCCGCTGAGCTCGCCAAGCGGTGGGAAAACGACCCCCGGTGGAAGGGTGTCAAGCGGTCCTACAGCGCGGCGGACGTGATCAAGCTTCGCGGCAGCGTCGTCGAGGAGCACACCCTGGCCCGCCGGGGCGCCGAGAAGCTGTGGGACCTGCTGCACACCGAGGACTACGTCCACGCGCTGGGCGCGCTGACCGGCAACCAGGCCGTCCAGCAGGTGCGTGCCGGCCTCAAGGCGATCTACCTGTCCGGCTGGCAGGTCGCGGCCGACGCGAACCTCGCCGGGCAGACCTACCCGGACCAGAGCCTCTACCCGGCCAACTCGGTGCCGGCCGTCGTCCGCCGCATCAACAACGCGCTGGGCCGCGCCGACCAGATCAACTGGGCCGAGGGCAACACCGACATCGACTGGTTCGCCCCGATCGTCGCCGACGCCGAGGCCGGCTTCGGTGGCCCGCTCAACGCGTTCGAGCTGATGAAGGGCATGATCGCCGCCGGCGCCGCGGGCGTGCACTGGGAGGACCAGCTCGCGTCCGAGAAGAAGTGCGGCCACCTCGGCGGCAAGGTGCTCATCCCGACCAAGCAGCACGAGCGCACCCTGAACGCGGCCCGCCTGGCCGCCGACGTGCTCGACGTGCCGACCCTGGTCGTCGCCCGCACCGACGCGCAGGCCGCGACGCTGATCACCAGCGACGTCGACGAGCGCGACCGGAAGTACATCACCGGCGAGCGCACCTCGGAGGGCTTCTACAAGGTCCGCAACGGCATCGAGCCGTGCATCGACCGCGGCCTGGCCTACGCCGAGTACGCCGACCTGCTGTGGATGGAGACCTCCACGCCGGACCTCGAGGTCGCCCGCCAGTACGCGGAGGCCATCAAGGCGAAGTACCCGGACCAGATGCTGGCCTACAACTGCTCGCCGTCGTTCAACTGGCGCAAGCACCTGGACGACGCGACCATCGCGAAGTTCCAGCGCGAGCTCGGCCACATGGGCTACAAGTTCCAGTTCATCACGCTGGCCGGCTTCCACGCGCTGAACTACTCGATGTTCGACCTGGCGCACGGCTACGCCCGCGAGGGCATGACCGCCTACGTCGACCTGCAGGAGCGCGAGTTCGCTTCGGAGGAGCGGGGCTACACCGCCACCAAGCACCAGCGCGAGGTCGGCACCGGCTGGTTCGACCTGGTCAGCACCGCGCTGAACCCGGAGAGCTCGACCACCGCGCTCACCGGGTCCACCGAAGAAGCCCAGTTCTAG
- a CDS encoding ATP-binding protein, which translates to MHTATSVADDQRVQHDLRRFAGGPFDGRPLVTATEADLDVRLFRTTYLPSFVATGALEENHRPVEADLAWLRLTTPAGIPTALGALTIGHDPSAHVPGAYVQFVRYQGLDLDAPIADQQELRGNLVETTSRLSALLSGHLRTRLADDEGFREEQLPDYPPEALRETCMNAVMHRNYETSHAPIRITWFDDRIDVSNPGGPYGQVRADNFDRVHDYRNPNLARAMKALGYVNRFGRGIFRIRSTMARAGNPVPEFHVDASSWTVVLRKWP; encoded by the coding sequence GTGCACACGGCTACGAGCGTCGCGGACGACCAGCGCGTTCAGCACGACCTCCGCCGCTTCGCGGGTGGTCCCTTCGACGGCAGACCACTGGTCACGGCGACCGAAGCCGACCTCGACGTGCGCCTCTTCCGCACCACCTACCTGCCCTCGTTCGTGGCCACCGGAGCGCTGGAAGAAAATCACCGTCCGGTCGAGGCGGATCTCGCCTGGCTCCGGCTGACCACGCCGGCCGGGATCCCTACGGCCCTCGGCGCGCTCACCATCGGGCACGACCCGAGCGCGCACGTCCCGGGCGCGTACGTCCAGTTCGTCCGCTACCAGGGCCTCGACCTCGACGCGCCCATCGCCGACCAGCAGGAACTGCGCGGCAACCTCGTCGAAACGACCTCCCGGCTCAGCGCCCTGCTCAGCGGGCACCTGCGCACACGCCTGGCCGACGACGAGGGTTTCCGCGAGGAGCAACTGCCCGACTACCCGCCCGAAGCCTTGCGCGAGACGTGCATGAACGCGGTCATGCACCGCAACTACGAGACCTCCCACGCACCGATCCGCATCACCTGGTTCGACGACCGCATCGACGTGAGCAATCCGGGCGGCCCCTACGGCCAGGTCCGGGCCGACAACTTCGACCGCGTCCACGACTACCGCAACCCGAACCTGGCCCGCGCGATGAAGGCGCTCGGCTACGTCAACCGGTTCGGCCGCGGGATCTTCCGCATCCGCTCGACGATGGCGCGCGCGGGCAACCCGGTGCCCGAGTTCCACGTCGACGCGTCTTCCTGGACCGTCGTGCTGCGGAAGTGGCCCTGA
- a CDS encoding S1 family peptidase: protein MIPAVRRFTRSIAVFAGVVAACVCAPAAQAEPGIVGGTPANIAEYPFTVALTDATGLQFCGGTLVAPDKVLTAAHCAQGESPPGLRVVSGRTELSGRDGTVSTVSHVWVHPKFKDATEGYDVAMLTLTRPVSGQPLALATKDDVGYQAGTEATILGWGNTAPSGDSSDTLLKAKVPITSDDYCKKAYPQYTPDAMVCAGFPQGGVDTCQGDSGGPLVADGRLIGVVSWGEGCAEPGKPGVYARVGSYHDELQAQLTPPEVLP, encoded by the coding sequence ATGATCCCTGCTGTGCGCCGTTTCACCCGATCGATCGCGGTTTTCGCCGGTGTGGTCGCCGCGTGTGTCTGCGCGCCCGCCGCACAGGCCGAGCCGGGCATCGTCGGCGGCACGCCCGCGAACATCGCGGAGTACCCGTTCACCGTGGCGCTCACCGATGCCACCGGGCTGCAGTTCTGCGGTGGAACGCTGGTCGCGCCGGACAAGGTGCTGACCGCGGCGCACTGCGCGCAGGGGGAGAGCCCGCCCGGGCTGCGCGTCGTGAGTGGACGGACGGAGCTGAGCGGCCGTGACGGCACGGTGTCCACTGTGTCCCACGTTTGGGTGCACCCGAAGTTCAAAGACGCCACGGAGGGCTACGACGTGGCGATGCTGACGCTGACGCGGCCGGTGTCCGGGCAGCCGCTGGCGCTGGCCACGAAGGACGACGTGGGTTACCAGGCCGGCACCGAGGCGACGATCCTGGGCTGGGGCAACACGGCTCCGTCGGGCGACTCGTCGGACACCCTGCTGAAGGCGAAGGTCCCGATCACGAGCGACGACTACTGCAAGAAGGCGTACCCGCAATACACCCCCGACGCGATGGTCTGTGCCGGCTTCCCGCAAGGCGGGGTGGACACCTGCCAAGGCGACTCGGGAGGCCCCCTGGTAGCCGACGGGCGACTCATTGGGGTCGTCTCCTGGGGCGAGGGCTGTGCCGAACCAGGAAAGCCCGGAGTCTACGCCCGAGTCGGCTCCTACCACGACGAGCTGCAAGCACAGCTGACCCCACCCGAGGTGCTGCCCTAG
- a CDS encoding glycosyltransferase family 4 protein, which produces MRVLMLSWEYPPVVVGGLARHVHALARHLVQDGHEVVVLSRHPAGTDAHTHPTTDLVVEGVRIIRVAEDPMHVTFERDLVAWTLAMGHGMVRAGLELARTWQPDVVHAHDWLVAHPAISLAGTLRRPLVGTIHATEAGRHSGWLSQPLNQQVHSVEWWLANRSDALITCSQAMRAEVAKLFEVSADDITVIHNGIEERGWQVAAEEVAEARQKYAPGGEPLLLFFGRLEWEKGVQDLVSALPKIRRAHRGTRLVVAGRGRHLDELVKQVRRMRMQHAVEFAGHLRDRELRAVLSAADAVVLPSRYEPFGIVALEAAAARAPLVASTAGGLGEVVVDGVTGLSFAPGDVAALTSAVNSVLRDRAAAEDRARTAQARLADDFDWARIAVTTAEVYRRARVREHGELGRPKIPTGNVLNPEPPPVVSEKKPAAMGSAARKSTSGRTRATARKPVR; this is translated from the coding sequence ATGCGCGTGCTGATGCTGTCCTGGGAGTACCCGCCCGTCGTGGTCGGCGGGCTGGCCCGCCACGTGCACGCGCTCGCCCGGCACCTGGTGCAGGACGGCCACGAGGTCGTGGTGCTCTCCCGGCATCCCGCGGGCACCGACGCGCACACGCACCCCACCACGGACCTCGTGGTCGAGGGCGTGCGCATCATCCGCGTCGCCGAGGATCCGATGCACGTGACGTTCGAGCGGGACCTCGTGGCGTGGACCCTGGCGATGGGGCACGGCATGGTGCGCGCCGGCCTCGAGCTGGCGCGCACGTGGCAGCCCGACGTCGTCCACGCGCACGACTGGCTGGTGGCGCACCCGGCGATCAGCCTCGCGGGCACGCTGCGGCGCCCGCTGGTGGGGACGATCCACGCGACCGAGGCGGGACGGCACTCGGGGTGGTTGTCGCAGCCGCTGAACCAGCAGGTGCACTCGGTGGAGTGGTGGCTGGCCAACCGGTCCGACGCCCTGATCACCTGCTCCCAGGCGATGCGCGCTGAGGTCGCGAAGTTGTTCGAGGTGTCGGCGGACGACATCACCGTGATCCACAACGGCATCGAGGAACGGGGCTGGCAGGTCGCGGCCGAGGAGGTCGCCGAGGCCCGGCAGAAGTACGCGCCCGGCGGCGAGCCGTTGCTGTTGTTCTTCGGGCGCCTGGAGTGGGAGAAGGGCGTCCAGGACCTGGTGTCCGCGTTGCCGAAGATCCGCCGGGCGCACCGCGGGACGCGGCTGGTGGTCGCCGGGCGGGGGCGGCACCTGGACGAGCTGGTCAAGCAGGTCCGCCGGATGCGGATGCAGCACGCGGTGGAGTTCGCGGGGCACCTGCGGGACCGGGAGTTGCGGGCGGTGCTGTCGGCGGCGGACGCCGTGGTGCTGCCGAGCCGGTACGAGCCGTTCGGGATCGTCGCCCTCGAGGCGGCCGCGGCGCGGGCGCCTCTGGTGGCGTCGACGGCCGGCGGTCTGGGCGAGGTCGTCGTCGACGGGGTCACCGGGCTGTCGTTCGCGCCCGGCGACGTGGCGGCGCTGACCTCGGCCGTGAACTCGGTTTTGCGGGACCGCGCGGCGGCCGAGGATCGTGCGCGGACCGCGCAGGCCCGCCTCGCCGACGACTTCGACTGGGCCCGCATCGCCGTGACCACCGCCGAGGTCTACCGCAGGGCCCGGGTGCGCGAGCACGGTGAACTGGGACGTCCCAAGATCCCGACGGGCAATGTGCTCAACCCCGAGCCACCGCCCGTGGTGAGCGAGAAGAAACCCGCGGCCATGGGGTCCGCGGCGCGGAAGAGCACGTCCGGCAGAACCCGTGCCACGGCTCGGAAACCTGTCCGCTGA